From Cellulomonas oligotrophica, a single genomic window includes:
- a CDS encoding ATP-binding cassette domain-containing protein — MSADVRVPLLSMRQITKRFGAVEALVGVDLDVHAHEVVALVGDNGAGKSTLAKVVSGVLAPDAGLVELDGQPVAFGSPAAAHQAGIATVFQDLALCENLDVTANLFLGRELRRGGVMDDGEMEQVAKRILRDLTSRIPSVRTPLAHLSAGQRQSVAIARTLIGSPRLVVLDEPTAALSVAQTAEVLMHIERLRHLGLGVILISHNLNDVLAVADRVEVLRHGRNNGSFEARRTSHEEILGAITGATRLDHPVHALR, encoded by the coding sequence ATGAGTGCCGACGTGCGCGTCCCGCTCCTGTCGATGCGGCAGATCACCAAGCGTTTCGGCGCCGTCGAGGCGCTGGTCGGGGTGGACCTCGACGTCCACGCCCACGAGGTCGTCGCCCTGGTGGGCGACAACGGTGCGGGCAAGTCGACGCTCGCGAAGGTCGTCTCGGGCGTGCTGGCTCCCGACGCCGGGCTCGTCGAGCTCGACGGGCAGCCGGTGGCGTTCGGTTCGCCGGCGGCCGCGCACCAGGCGGGCATCGCGACGGTCTTCCAGGACCTCGCGCTGTGCGAGAACCTCGACGTGACGGCCAACCTCTTCCTCGGCCGCGAGCTGCGCCGCGGCGGGGTGATGGACGACGGCGAGATGGAGCAGGTCGCCAAGCGGATCCTGCGTGACCTCACCAGCCGCATCCCGTCGGTCCGCACGCCGCTGGCGCACCTGTCGGCCGGTCAGCGGCAGTCCGTCGCGATCGCGCGCACGCTCATCGGCTCGCCGCGCCTGGTGGTGCTGGACGAGCCGACCGCGGCGCTGTCGGTGGCGCAGACCGCCGAGGTCCTCATGCACATCGAGCGTCTGCGGCACCTCGGGCTCGGGGTGATCCTCATCTCCCACAACTTGAACGACGTGCTCGCCGTGGCCGACCGGGTCGAGGTGCTGCGGCACGGGCGCAACAACGGCTCGTTCGAGGCCCGTCGCACCAGCCACGAGGAGATCCTCGGCGCGATCACGGGCGCCACGCGGCTGGACCACCCGGTGCACGCGCTGCGCTGA
- a CDS encoding ROK family transcriptional regulator — protein MSGSQSSLREANRALIVDAVKRFGGITQVEISGATGLSAATVSSIVKELLAAGVVETRTTTRSGRRAQLVTLARRTGLAAGVQFGHRHLRVVLSDVTHEVVAEQTLPLPSDHRVDTSLDRAALLLVDLTERVGSTLDEVVGIGVGIPAPVEPETGMVSVRGMMRGWDEVPVAHVLAKRLAKPVFVDNDANLGALAESRLGASRFYRDSVYVRASYGTGAGIVIAGQVHRGFAGTAGEIGHVQVDPQGRICRCGSRGCLDTVVGDTALTEPLSASHGPMTLRDVVQRAIDGDPGCRQVVADAGAAIGAVVAGLGMAVNPQCVVVGGELAETGEVLLGPLREAIRRRVLLNQIAPLEVVPAELGARAEVVGAVAMVLQATDVHAGADDVTVG, from the coding sequence ATGTCCGGGTCGCAGTCCTCGCTGCGTGAGGCGAACCGCGCCCTCATCGTCGACGCCGTCAAGCGCTTCGGCGGGATCACGCAGGTCGAGATCAGCGGCGCGACCGGCCTGTCGGCCGCCACGGTCTCCTCGATCGTCAAGGAGCTCCTCGCCGCGGGGGTCGTCGAGACCCGCACGACGACACGCTCGGGCCGCCGGGCCCAGCTCGTCACGCTCGCCCGGCGCACCGGCCTGGCCGCCGGCGTCCAGTTCGGTCACCGCCACCTGCGGGTCGTGCTGTCCGACGTGACCCACGAGGTCGTCGCCGAGCAGACGCTGCCGCTGCCGTCCGACCACCGCGTCGACACCAGCCTCGACCGGGCCGCGCTGCTGCTCGTGGACCTCACCGAGCGCGTGGGGTCGACCCTCGACGAGGTCGTCGGCATCGGCGTCGGCATCCCCGCACCGGTCGAGCCCGAGACCGGGATGGTCTCGGTGCGCGGCATGATGCGCGGCTGGGACGAGGTCCCCGTGGCCCACGTCCTGGCCAAGCGGCTGGCCAAGCCGGTGTTCGTCGACAACGACGCGAACCTCGGGGCGCTGGCGGAGAGCCGGCTGGGCGCGTCCCGGTTCTACCGCGACTCGGTGTACGTCCGCGCGTCCTACGGCACGGGCGCCGGCATCGTCATCGCCGGCCAGGTGCACCGCGGCTTCGCCGGCACCGCGGGCGAGATCGGGCACGTGCAGGTCGACCCGCAGGGGCGGATCTGCCGCTGCGGGAGCCGTGGCTGCCTCGACACGGTCGTGGGCGACACGGCGCTGACCGAGCCGCTGTCGGCCAGCCACGGCCCCATGACGCTGCGTGACGTCGTGCAGCGCGCGATCGACGGGGACCCGGGCTGCCGGCAGGTCGTCGCGGACGCGGGCGCCGCCATCGGCGCCGTCGTGGCGGGTCTCGGCATGGCCGTGAACCCGCAGTGCGTCGTGGTCGGGGGCGAGCTGGCGGAGACGGGTGAAGTTCTCCTCGGCCCGCTGCGCGAGGCGATCCGTCGCCGGGTGCTGCTCAACCAGATCGCGCCGCTCGAGGTCGTCCCCGCCGAGCTCGGTGCGCGCGCGGAGGTCGTCGGCGCTGTCGCGATGGTGCTGCAGGCCACGGACGTGCACGCAGGTGCCGACGACGTGACGGTCGGGTGA
- the chvE gene encoding multiple monosaccharide ABC transporter substrate-binding protein translates to MRRKITMTAATGAALVLGLAACGGGGAGSTEGDGEAPAAEDVTVGVAMPTETSERWIQDGDAVKAGLEELGYQVDLQYAGDDIPTQTQQIDSMITAGADVLIIAAIDGTALSSQLDAAAAADIPVISYDRLIRDSENVDFYVTFDNYAVGVAQANGLLAGLGLTDWAGEPAEDAPEGPFNVELFAGSLDDNNAHFFWQGAMDTLEPFMEDGTIVVPSEQTDIEQAATLRWSQETAQKRMEDLLTSTYSGDTELHGVLSPYDGISRGIITALQGVGMGPSLEDGLPVVTGQDAEIASVKLIQDGIQSSTIFKDTRKLADQSVVAVESFVNGEEPEANDTETYDNGVKVVPSYLLTVDTVHADNITELLVDSGYWTQDEIDEGVAE, encoded by the coding sequence ATGCGACGCAAGATCACCATGACGGCGGCGACCGGGGCGGCGCTCGTCCTCGGCCTCGCTGCCTGCGGCGGTGGTGGCGCCGGCAGCACCGAGGGCGACGGCGAGGCTCCCGCAGCCGAGGACGTCACCGTCGGCGTGGCGATGCCGACGGAGACGTCGGAGCGCTGGATCCAGGACGGCGACGCGGTGAAGGCCGGCCTCGAGGAGCTCGGCTACCAGGTCGACCTGCAGTACGCGGGCGACGACATCCCGACGCAGACCCAGCAGATCGACTCGATGATCACGGCCGGCGCGGACGTGCTGATCATCGCGGCGATCGACGGCACGGCCCTGTCGAGCCAGCTCGACGCGGCCGCGGCGGCGGACATCCCGGTCATCTCCTACGACCGCCTCATCCGTGACAGCGAGAACGTCGACTTCTACGTCACGTTCGACAACTACGCGGTCGGCGTCGCGCAGGCCAACGGCCTGCTCGCCGGTCTCGGCCTCACGGACTGGGCGGGCGAGCCCGCCGAGGACGCGCCCGAGGGCCCGTTCAACGTCGAGCTGTTCGCCGGCTCGCTGGACGACAACAACGCGCACTTCTTCTGGCAGGGCGCGATGGACACCCTCGAGCCCTTCATGGAGGACGGCACGATCGTCGTCCCGTCCGAGCAGACGGACATCGAGCAGGCCGCCACGCTGCGCTGGTCGCAGGAGACGGCGCAGAAGCGCATGGAGGACCTGCTGACCTCCACGTACTCCGGCGACACCGAGCTGCACGGCGTGCTCTCGCCGTACGACGGCATCTCGCGCGGCATCATCACGGCGCTCCAGGGCGTCGGCATGGGCCCGTCGCTCGAGGACGGCCTGCCGGTCGTCACCGGCCAGGACGCCGAGATCGCCTCGGTCAAGCTCATCCAGGACGGCATCCAGTCCTCGACGATCTTCAAGGACACCCGCAAGCTCGCCGACCAGTCGGTCGTCGCGGTGGAGTCCTTCGTCAACGGCGAGGAGCCCGAGGCGAACGACACCGAGACGTACGACAACGGCGTGAAGGTCGTCCCGTCGTACCTGCTCACGGTCGACACGGTCCACGCGGACAACATCACCGAGCTGCTGGTCGACTCGGGCTACTGGACGCAGGACGAGATCGACGAGGGCGTCGCGGAGTGA
- a CDS encoding substrate-binding domain-containing protein, protein MRRRITMAVATGAVLVLGLAACSGGDDGDAPGGSETTAAPTATVGVAMPTKTSERWIRDGDALVAELGELGFEADLQFADDDVEVQLEQIDAMIEAEVDAIVVAAIDGTSLGEQLEAAEAAGIPVIAYDRLLRDTGDLDFYVTFDNYAVGVAQAKALLAGLGLVDWAGVPTDTAPTGPLNVELFAGSLDDNNAYFFWQGAIDTLEPYFEDGTLVVKSGQTEIEQTAILRWSEDGAKARMDELLASHYADGSEIAAVLSPYDGISRGIITSLQEAGMGPTLADGLPVVTGQDAEAASVLLMQEGVQSSTVFKDTRRLAHFAALAVESYVNGEEPEPNDTTSYDNGVEVVPAYLLDVESVYLEDITTQLLDSGYLTQEQIDAGSAG, encoded by the coding sequence ATGCGACGCAGGATCACCATGGCGGTGGCGACCGGGGCGGTGCTCGTCCTCGGGCTCGCGGCCTGTAGCGGTGGTGACGACGGCGACGCGCCCGGCGGCAGCGAGACGACGGCGGCGCCGACCGCGACCGTCGGGGTCGCGATGCCGACGAAGACCTCCGAGCGGTGGATCCGGGACGGCGACGCGCTGGTGGCCGAGCTCGGCGAGCTCGGCTTCGAGGCGGACCTGCAGTTCGCCGACGACGACGTCGAGGTCCAGCTCGAGCAGATCGACGCGATGATCGAGGCCGAGGTCGACGCGATCGTCGTGGCCGCGATCGACGGCACCTCGCTGGGCGAGCAGCTCGAGGCCGCGGAGGCCGCCGGGATCCCCGTCATCGCCTACGACCGTCTGCTCCGTGACACGGGCGACCTCGACTTCTACGTCACGTTCGACAACTACGCCGTGGGCGTCGCGCAGGCCAAGGCGCTGCTGGCCGGTCTCGGCCTGGTCGACTGGGCGGGGGTGCCCACCGACACCGCGCCGACCGGTCCGCTGAACGTGGAGCTGTTCGCCGGTTCGCTCGACGACAACAACGCGTACTTCTTCTGGCAGGGCGCGATCGACACCCTCGAGCCGTACTTCGAGGACGGCACGCTCGTCGTGAAGTCCGGCCAGACGGAGATCGAGCAGACCGCGATCCTGCGCTGGTCCGAGGACGGCGCGAAGGCCCGCATGGACGAGCTGCTCGCCTCGCACTACGCCGACGGCTCCGAGATCGCCGCGGTGCTCTCGCCCTACGACGGCATCTCGCGAGGGATCATCACGTCCCTCCAGGAGGCCGGCATGGGCCCGACGCTGGCGGACGGCCTGCCGGTCGTGACCGGTCAGGACGCCGAGGCCGCGTCCGTCCTGCTCATGCAGGAGGGCGTGCAGTCCTCGACGGTCTTCAAGGACACCCGCCGCCTCGCGCACTTCGCGGCCCTCGCGGTCGAGTCGTACGTCAACGGCGAGGAGCCGGAGCCGAACGACACCACGTCCTACGACAACGGCGTGGAGGTCGTCCCGGCCTACCTGCTCGACGTGGAGTCGGTGTACCTCGAGGACATCACGACGCAGCTGCTGGACTCGGGCTACCTGACCCAGGAGCAGATCGACGCCGGGTCCGCGGGCTGA
- the mmsA gene encoding multiple monosaccharide ABC transporter ATP-binding protein: MSVILEMRSITKTFPGVKALQDVTLTVERGEIHAICGENGAGKSTLMKVLSGVYPHGTYEGQILFEDEEMSFGSINDSEAKGIVIIHQELALVSYLSVAENIFLGNEVRGAGGLIDWNKTNDEAAKLLARVGLDENPTTPVSQLGVGKQQLIEIAKALSKEVKLLILDEPTAALNDTDSEHLLNLLRHLQGQGITSIMISHKLNEIAEIADSTTIIRDGRTIETIDMKEPESTQDRIIRGMVGRDLEHRYPERTPQIGEEVLRVEDWTVRHPTQADRLVIDGASFDVRAGEVVGIAGLMGAGRTELAMSLFGRTYGRYVRGRVFKNGQEIHTRTVSEAINHGLAYATEDRKKYGLNLIDDIRRNISSAGLRQMAARGWVNGNEELKVAEEYRGSLNIKTPTVMAVVGKLSGGNQQKVVLAKWLYTQPDVLILDEPTRGIDVGAKYEIYTIINRMVAEGKAVVVISSELPELLGICDRVYTLAFGRITGQLPVAEATQERLMELMTMERETAKDQAS; encoded by the coding sequence ATGAGCGTGATCCTGGAGATGCGCTCGATCACGAAGACCTTCCCCGGCGTCAAGGCGCTGCAGGATGTGACGCTGACGGTCGAGCGTGGCGAGATCCACGCCATCTGCGGTGAGAACGGCGCCGGCAAGTCGACGCTGATGAAGGTGCTCTCCGGGGTCTACCCCCACGGCACCTACGAGGGCCAGATCCTCTTCGAGGACGAGGAGATGTCCTTCGGGTCGATCAACGACTCCGAGGCCAAGGGCATCGTGATCATCCACCAGGAGCTCGCGCTGGTGTCCTACCTGTCGGTCGCGGAGAACATCTTCCTCGGCAACGAGGTCCGCGGCGCCGGCGGCCTGATCGACTGGAACAAGACCAACGACGAGGCGGCCAAGCTGCTCGCCCGCGTCGGTCTCGACGAGAACCCGACGACGCCCGTCTCCCAGCTCGGCGTCGGCAAGCAGCAGCTCATCGAGATCGCCAAGGCGCTGTCGAAGGAGGTCAAGCTCCTCATCCTCGACGAGCCGACGGCCGCCCTGAACGACACCGACTCGGAGCACCTGCTCAACCTGCTGCGGCACCTGCAGGGCCAGGGCATCACGTCGATCATGATCTCGCACAAGCTCAACGAGATCGCCGAGATCGCGGACAGCACCACCATCATCCGCGACGGGCGCACGATCGAGACGATCGACATGAAGGAGCCCGAGTCCACCCAGGACCGCATCATCCGCGGGATGGTCGGCCGGGACCTCGAGCACCGCTACCCCGAGCGGACGCCGCAGATCGGCGAGGAGGTGCTGCGGGTCGAGGACTGGACCGTGCGGCACCCCACGCAGGCGGACCGCCTGGTCATCGACGGCGCGTCGTTCGACGTGCGCGCCGGCGAGGTCGTCGGCATCGCCGGCCTCATGGGCGCAGGGCGCACCGAGCTGGCGATGAGCCTGTTCGGCCGCACCTACGGCCGCTACGTGCGCGGCCGGGTCTTCAAGAACGGCCAGGAGATCCACACGCGCACGGTGTCCGAGGCGATCAACCACGGCCTCGCGTACGCCACCGAGGATCGCAAGAAGTACGGCCTCAACCTCATCGACGACATCCGCCGCAACATCTCCAGCGCAGGTCTGCGCCAGATGGCCGCGCGCGGCTGGGTCAACGGCAACGAGGAGCTCAAGGTCGCCGAGGAGTACCGCGGCAGCCTGAACATCAAGACGCCCACCGTGATGGCCGTCGTCGGCAAGCTCTCCGGCGGCAACCAGCAGAAGGTCGTCCTGGCCAAGTGGCTGTACACGCAGCCCGACGTGCTCATCCTCGACGAGCCGACCCGCGGCATCGACGTCGGTGCCAAGTACGAGATCTACACGATCATCAACCGCATGGTCGCCGAGGGGAAGGCCGTCGTGGTCATCTCCTCGGAGCTGCCCGAGCTCCTGGGCATCTGCGACCGCGTCTACACCCTGGCCTTCGGGCGGATCACGGGTCAGCTGCCGGTCGCCGAGGCGACGCAGGAGCGGCTGATGGAGCTCATGACCATGGAGCGAGAGACAGCAAAGGACCAGGCATCATGA
- the mmsB gene encoding multiple monosaccharide ABC transporter permease yields the protein MTAIAGFREMVTRNLQQSGIFVAFIAIVALFALMNENFLSPGNLTNIILQYSYILILAIGMVMVIILGQIDLSVGSVVALTGAVSAVLVIREGQPWVVGLLAALAVGFLVGIWQGFWVAFVGIPGFIVTLAGMLLFRGLTYRVLDNVSLSPFGGVYYDIANGFQNGLLGGYGVDVFTLVIFGIAVAGYAFSQWRTRRGRIAYQQTVESMPLFIAKIVAVGAVVMWFGYQLAQSRGLPNVLIILAVLILAYSVVTQRSVFGRHVYAIGGNLHAAELSGVKVRNVTFWVFVNMGVLASVAGVVFSSRMNGAQPGAGNMFELDAIAACFIGGASTTGGVGRVTGAMIGGLIMAVMSNGMQLMGVPQSIQQVVKGLVLLLAVAFDIYNKRRATVR from the coding sequence ATGACGGCCATCGCCGGCTTCCGCGAGATGGTGACGCGGAACCTTCAGCAGAGCGGGATCTTCGTCGCGTTCATCGCCATCGTCGCGCTCTTCGCGCTGATGAACGAGAACTTCCTCAGCCCGGGGAACCTGACGAACATCATCCTGCAGTACTCGTACATCCTGATCCTCGCCATCGGCATGGTGATGGTCATCATCCTCGGGCAGATCGACCTGTCCGTCGGGTCGGTCGTCGCCCTCACCGGCGCGGTCTCCGCGGTGCTCGTCATCCGCGAGGGCCAGCCCTGGGTCGTCGGCCTGCTCGCGGCGCTCGCCGTCGGCTTCCTGGTCGGCATCTGGCAGGGCTTCTGGGTCGCGTTCGTCGGCATCCCCGGCTTCATCGTCACCCTCGCCGGCATGCTCCTGTTCCGCGGCCTGACCTACCGGGTCCTCGACAACGTGTCGCTGTCGCCCTTCGGCGGCGTCTACTACGACATCGCGAACGGGTTCCAGAACGGCCTGCTCGGCGGGTACGGCGTGGACGTCTTCACGCTGGTGATCTTCGGCATCGCGGTGGCGGGCTACGCGTTCAGCCAGTGGCGCACGCGCCGCGGCCGCATCGCCTACCAGCAGACCGTCGAGTCGATGCCGCTGTTCATCGCCAAGATCGTCGCCGTCGGCGCCGTCGTCATGTGGTTCGGCTACCAGCTCGCGCAGAGCCGCGGCCTGCCGAACGTGCTGATCATCCTCGCGGTGCTGATCCTGGCCTACTCGGTCGTCACGCAGCGTTCGGTGTTCGGCCGTCACGTCTACGCCATCGGCGGCAACCTGCACGCCGCCGAGCTGTCCGGCGTGAAGGTCCGCAACGTGACCTTCTGGGTCTTCGTCAACATGGGCGTGCTCGCGTCGGTCGCCGGCGTCGTGTTCTCCTCGCGCATGAACGGCGCCCAGCCGGGCGCCGGCAACATGTTCGAGCTCGACGCCATCGCCGCCTGCTTCATCGGCGGCGCGTCCACCACGGGCGGCGTCGGCCGCGTGACCGGAGCCATGATCGGTGGTCTGATCATGGCCGTCATGAGCAACGGCATGCAGCTCATGGGCGTCCCCCAGTCGATCCAGCAGGTGGTCAAGGGCCTCGTGCTCCTGCTCGCCGTGGCGTTCGACATCTACAACAAGCGTCGCGCCACCGTGCGCTGA